The DNA region TTTCAGAAGCAACCTTTGCCAAGGCAGCTGCTGCTTCGGCTGGAAGCGAGAATTTGGCGAGAGTTGCATCGCCATATAAAGCGATACCCTCGAACGCGGCATAAAGCGAACCAAATTCGGCATACATTGCCTCTTCAAACGTCTTGACGTCGACCTTCGACTCGGCTGAGGCAAACCCTATCCACTTGTGTGCCTTCTGCTCGTTTTTCCAGTCCTGGATCTTTTCCCGGCGCTGGTGTTCATTGACATCTTTGAGGGAAAGATCGATATGGCCGCGGTGTTCATCGACGTGAAGGACTTTACAGACAACTTTCTGTCCTTCACGGATGTAGTCCCGGATATATTTAATCCAGCCACGGGCAATTTCCGCGATTGGAATTAACCCCTGACGTCCTTCATATTCATCCAGGTTTACAAATGCCGCGAAGTCCTTGACTTCTGTAACGCTGCAGACGACAAGTTCTCCTTCTATTGGCCAATCTCTTTCACTCATTAGATAATTTTCCAGATTTATTCAAATGTTGCTACGATATCTGCTTTAAGAGCAGCTTTGCCGCCGGTCGGCTCTGCAAGGATGCGGCCGCAGACTGTGCATTCAACAACGGAGGTTGCTTTCTCGAATACGAGCTGTTCATTTTCACAGTCCGGACATTTTACCTTCAGGAATTTGCTCCGGGTTTCTCGGGATGCTTTTACCATATTACTCACTCCGTAAGTTCGAATTTACCTGCACGGTAACCTTCTCTTAAGTGGGCTTTACCGCATTCTTTGCACCGGTAGCGCATGTTGATCTTCTTGGTCGGTTTGTCTCCTCCCGGAACTTTGCCGAATTTACCACGGTTACCAACGTTGCTGCGGCGTGCTTTCTGACGGTCAATCCAGTGGAGACCGGTTGTCTTACCTTTCTTTACCCTCTCAACCTCGTGCTCGGTGTGTTTCCGGCAGTATGGGCAGTAGGTGTTAAATTTTACTGGTTTCTTCATGAATATTTACCCCTTTTAAACGGGAATACCAAATACCATACTTATTTGCGAAGCCTGATACTTAAGGCTTTGTTGTCTTTACACAGAACATCTGCCATCTGGGGTGGCAGCGATACGACATCTCCTGGCGAAAGAGCGTAAATTCGTCCGCTATAATCCTGAAATTCTGGAAGATTTTCATATACCGCTATCACGCGGTATGACTCGGGAGCATGGGCATCGGCGGACGTTACGTTCACTTCATCTGCGCACAACTCAT from Methanocorpusculum labreanum Z includes:
- a CDS encoding translation initiation factor IF-2 subunit alpha, with protein sequence MSERDWPIEGELVVCSVTEVKDFAAFVNLDEYEGRQGLIPIAEIARGWIKYIRDYIREGQKVVCKVLHVDEHRGHIDLSLKDVNEHQRREKIQDWKNEQKAHKWIGFASAESKVDVKTFEEAMYAEFGSLYAAFEGIALYGDATLAKFSLPAEAAAALAKVASENVKVPKVTVSAILELTSTKPDGVNIIRRALRSAEPKVDGAEIELLYLGAPHYRVKVVAPDYKTAEKALVKASEAAIGVMERAEGSGKLIRKQK
- a CDS encoding 30S ribosomal protein S27e, with amino-acid sequence MVKASRETRSKFLKVKCPDCENEQLVFEKATSVVECTVCGRILAEPTGGKAALKADIVATFE
- a CDS encoding 50S ribosomal protein L44e, whose protein sequence is MKKPVKFNTYCPYCRKHTEHEVERVKKGKTTGLHWIDRQKARRSNVGNRGKFGKVPGGDKPTKKINMRYRCKECGKAHLREGYRAGKFELTE